The sequence AACCATCCAACTTCATCTTATACCTTAGGAGATGAGTAGATAGAAACATTACAGCCCCGCCAAAAAACTGAGCTAAGATTACCCATACATCTACGTTATCATAAAAAAGGAATGATACAATTGCTCCGATGATTGCGTAAGTAGTCCAACCAATTGATTGCAGTAGCCAGTAAGAGTTATTTCTTGTCATTCATTTGAATTTCGATACAAAGAAAGAGAAGATGACAATTGATTTATTATGCTTTGAAGTGAATGGTCATAACTCCTACATGAATGGAAACAAAAAAGCCCACATATGATTATGCGGGCTACAATTTTTCTTCTGGCTTATTTATAAAAACTTCTCAACAGGTGTATATGGCATATCAAATGCTTCCGACACTCCTTTATATACGATCTCGCCATTTATCACATTTAGTCCAAGCTTCAATTCATTACTATCGATACAAGCCTGCTTCCATCCCTTATTTGCAAGCTGAATAGCATATGGAAGTGTTGCATTTGTTAATGCAAGCGTTGAAGTGTAAGGCACTGCTCCCGGCATATTCGCAACGCAATAATGAACGACATCATCAATGATGTAAGTTGGATCTTCGTGTGTTGTGGGTTTGCACGTTTCTATACATCCTCCCTGGTCTACAGCTACATCAACAAGAACTGTTCCTGGCTGCATTTCCTTTAACATATCTTTTGTTACCAAGTGTGGAGCTTTTGCTCCAGGTATTAAAACAGCCCCTATAATTAAATCATGTGTACTGATAAGTTCTCTAATATTGTATTCACTACTCATGAACGTATTCACATTCGCTGGCATGACATCATCAAGATATCTAAGTCTTTGAAGATTTAAATCCATCATAGTAACATCAGCTCCCATACCTGAGGCCATTTTTGCAGCATTTGTACCAACAACACCACCTCCCATGATCAAGACTTTAGCAGGTCTTACACCTGGAACTCCTCCAAGCAGTATACCTCTGCCCTTCAATGGTTTCTCAAGATACTTAGCTCCCTCTTGTACAGACATTCTTCCGGCCACTTCTGACATTGGAACTAACAATGGTAAAGACCTATCCGGACGTTCAACAGTCTCATAAGCCAAGCATACTGCTCCACTTTCAATCATTGCCTTTGTTAGTGGTTCATGAGACGCAAAATGGAAATAAGTAAAGATTAGCTGATCCTTCTTGCATAACTTATATTCGGGTTCGATGGGCTCTTTTACTTTAATTATCATTTCAGCTTTCTCATACACAGCCTCAATTGTCGGAAGTATGCTAGCCCCTGCTTCTTCATACTGGTCATCTGTAAAACCACTTCCATCACCAGCAGTCGATTGAATATAAATATCATGGCCTCTCTTTGTAAATTCTACTACTCCAGAAGGAGTAACGGCCACTCGATTTTCGTTGTTTTTAATCTCTTTTGGAACGCCTATTATCATGATAATTAAAATTAAAGATGGCAAATATAGGGTGCTCATTTAATAGACTAACTAACATTTTAAAATACAAAATAACCATGAATTAAATATTAATTTATTCAGAATAATATTCTGTTTAATTATAAAAAATGAATTTTAATTTCAATAACAAACCAATAAAAAAATCAAACAATACTTTTGTATCGTTCGTTTACTTTTAAAAATGATCGAAAATGCTTATTTTTGGAAGTGGTCATTTTGTATTTAAACCAAAAAATTCTTTAAGAATATGAGTGAGGCGAAAAACAAAACTAAACTTCCTGTTTCGATAGAAGAAATACTTCAGGATTATCAATTAGCTATTGAAAGCCGAGAAGCAAGCCTTATTGGCAGGAAGGAAGTTTTTATGGGTAAAGCCAAGTTTGGAATTTTTGGCGATGGAAAAGAAGTACCACAAATAGCAATGGCTAAATTTTTCAAGAATGGAGATTGGAGATCAGGCTATTACCGTGACCAAACTTTTATGATGGCCATTGGTCAACTAAACACTCAGCAATTTTTTGCTCAATTATATGCTCATACAGATGTAAACGCAGAACCTGCATCAGCAGGAAGAATGATGAATGGTCATTTTGCGACAAGATACCTTAACGAAAAAGGGGAATGGTTAACACAAACGGACAAGAAAAATAGTAGTGCAGATATCTCTCCTACAGCAGGTCAAATGCCTCGCCTATTAGGCTTGGCTTATGCTTCAAAGCTTTACAGAGAGAATAAAGATCTATCTGAATTGGAGGACTTCTCAATCAATGGAAATGAAGTTGCGTTTGGCACTATCGGAAACGCCTCTACCTCCGAAGGACATTTTTGGGAAACCATGAACGCCGCAGGTGTACTTCAAGTACCCATGGTAATGTCCGTTTGGGATGATGGTTATGGAATATCTGTTCCTCAAAAATATCATACAATCAAGGAAAGCATCTCTGACGCGCTTAGTGGATTTCAAAAGACTAAAGACAAATCTGGCTTTGAAATTTTAAAAGTGAAAGCCTGGGATTATGTGGCTTTGTTAGAGACGTATAAAAAAGCGATTGACATTTCACGAAAAACTCACACTCCTTGTTTAATTCATGTGATTGAGGTTACTCAACCTCAAGGTCATTCTACCTCTGGATCACATGAAAGATATAAGACCAAAGAACGCTTAGATTGGGAAAAAAATCATGATTGCATTCTGAAAATGCGTGAATGGATCGTATCAGAAAAAATAGCTACCACCGAAGAGCTTAATGAAATAGAAAAGGAGGCTAAACAAATTGCCAAGCAAGCAAAAGACCGAGCATGGAAATCTTATACTCTAGATATCAAAAAGGATGTTGAAGAGGCAATAAATCTTATTGATAAAGCTGGGATCTCTTCCTCCAAGAAACCTGAAATTGAGAAAATATCAGAAGGTCTTCGAAAAGAGTTAAACCCTGAAAAATCTCATATCATCCGTTCTGCTAAAAAATGTTTGAGATTATTAAATCAAGAAAAGTCTACAGAAAAGCAGACGCTTGCAAACTGGCTTAATGATAAAATTGAAGTTTATGCTGAGCAATTCAACTCCAAACTATATAGCGAATCATCAGAATCCGCTCTAAATGTTGAGACTAACTCCGCTGAATATTCAGATAATAGCGAGTTAGTGGATGGAAGAGAAGTCTTAAATGCCTGTTTTGACAATCTACTAAAAAATGATCCTAGGATATTTGCTTTTGGAGAAGATGTAGGCAAAATCGGTGATGTTAATCAAGGATTTGCTGGATTACAGGAGAAGTATGGAGATCTAAAGGTAACCGATACCGGAATACGTGAAACAACAATTATTGGTCAAGGAATTGGTGCGGCAATTAGAGGTCTAAAACCAATAGCTGAAATCCAATACCTTGATTATTTGCTCTATGCTCTCCAGACTTTATCTGATGATTTAGCAACGCTTCAATATCGCACGTATGGCGGTCAGAAAGCTCCATTAATTATTAGAACCAGAGGTCACAGGCTTGAAGGAGTATGGCATTCAGGATCGCCGATGGGAATGATCCTTCACTCCTTGAGAGGGATGTTTGTATTGACTCCTAGAAATATGACTCAGGCAGCTGGGTTTTATAACACACTAATAGCATCAGATGATCCTGCTTTGGTTATTGAATCTTTAAATGGATATAGACTAAAAGAACGGATACCAGAAAATCTAAATGATTTCAAACTGGCTCTTGGCGAGCCTGAGATCCTACGAACTGGCAAGGATGTAACAATTGTTACCTACGGATCTACCTGTAGAGTCGTAATGGAAGCCGCGAATCAACTGGAAGAAGTGGGGATAGATGCCGAGGTGATAGATGCTCAATCACTTATCCCATTCGATCGCCCTCAAATGATTGTCAAGTCCTTAAATAAAACAAACAGGCTAGTGGTTATCGATGAGGATGTAGAAGGTGGGGCATCAGCATTTATTCTTCAGCAAATTCTTGAAAGAGATAATGGTTATTTTCATTTAGACTCAAAGCCTTTGACAATTACCGGTAAAAACCATCGTGCGGCATACGGTAGTGATGGAGACTATTTCTCTAAACCAAATGTGGAGGAGATCTTTGATGAGATATATAGTATGCATTCCGAAATAGATCCGGAAAGATTCCCAAGTATCTATTGAGTAATATCTTCAAGAAAAAAATCCGGAGAGCTAACCGTATTACTTTGATTTAGAGCTCTATCTATAACCTTGAATCTCACCTGCAGTGGTTTACCTAGAAGAAACTGAAAACCTCCAGATCTGAGGGCATAGCTAATTGTTCCTTGAGTAGCATCTGCATCGAATATGGGTATACGTCCATCAAACCTACCGACACACGTCTCAAAAATTGTATTAAAATCAACTCTGGAGTAATCTCCGTTTGGAAGTCTTTCGTAGAAATCAATAATAATATTGTAATAGTTTTCATTTGGAATGACAAAACCTCCAATCTCTTCTCTACCTATTCGATCTCTATTGGGTCCATCTTCTTCAGGGAAGAAAAAAACAAAATCAATGTAATTTTCACAATCATCACTTCCTATTCTGGGGTCATCGCTTCCGAGCTGGGAGAATGTACCAACACGTTGAAATTCATTAACCTGCTCTGTTCTAAAAAGTTGTCCACCATTGCTATTCAGCCCATCTCTTAGTTGAATAGAGCGAGCTAGAAGCGCTATTGGTGCAGAAAGGTAAGGAGGATTATGTTCACTGTCAGAAGTCAAGATTGCTGAATCTCCATCAAGTACTGCGTTAACAAAATGGTATGGTATTCCTGCGTCTTCTATTTGATCCAATCCAATATTTCCACCACCATCTTCGAAGGAAAAGCTTAACACCAGAGAATCTAATGAATTTTCACTATTGTAAAATTCTATTGCCTGAAACTTTATGCTAGGAGTATCAGGGAAAATATCTTTGTTAAAACATCCGGTCAATCCAAATATTAAGATATAAGAGAGATATTTTAAATATTTATTCATATGTTAAAAACAAAAATAATTCACATTGCCCTTAATTAAACAACAAAATGAGTTTCTCTGAGGATTTTAAACAATCCATGCTCTCTATAAACGAAAAAACCATAGTTGATTGTTCCTTAGAGGCATTCGATTATCAATTTCATACCAATCAGGTATATCGCGAATACTGTAATTACCTTAAAGTAAACCCCAAAACTGTTAAAAAACTTACAGAGATCCCTTTTTTACCTATTGAGTTCTTCAAAAATCATGCGGTAAAAAGTGGAGAATGGAAAGAAAAAAAAATATTTAGGAGTAGCGGCACTACTGACGAAGGTAGAAGCAAGCATTTCATCAAAGATCTGGACCATTATCATACGTATTCTAAAAGCGTATTTGAAAAATCTTTTGGCAGTCTCTCAGAAATTAAAATCATCGCTCTTCTGCCGTCCTATCTAGAGCAAGGTGATTCATCACTCATAAGCATGGTAGATTATTTCATGTCTTATTCTGCTGATGGGTCAGGATATTTTATTGGGGAAGATTTAACGTCTTTGTTAGAAAATGAAGATCCCAAAATTTTTATTGGAGTCTCATTCGCGTTCCTGGATCTTCTAGACAAGTCAGGACCTATTACCTCTCAAAATTGTATTGTTATTGAAACCGGTGGAATGAAAGGACGAAGAAGAGAAATAATCAGAAACGAACTCCATCAAATGCTTAAAGATGGATTTAGTGTAAATACAGTCTTCTCAGAATATGGCATGACAGAACTGCAAAGTCAAGCGTATGGTGAAAATGGCATCTTTCATTTTCCGCCTTGGGCTAAATGCCTGATTAGAGACATTAATGATCCATTCGCTTACCTAGATCAAAATAAAACTGGCGGCATTAATGTTATCGACCTTGCAAACATTGATTCTTGTTGTTTTATCGAGACCAAAGACCTTGGAAGAACGAAACATGAAGGTTTCGAAGTTCTTGGTCGTTTTGATAATAGTGACATTCGTGGGTGTAACTTGATGATTTAGCGAAAAGCATAAAATATTTTGAATGAATCGCTGTTGTATAGTTGATTATTTCTCCTATTTTTGAAGAGTTAGTTATTAAATGAAGAGCTTGCTCTAACAAATAAACCGCTTATGAAACTAAAACTTACTATTCTAGCAGTGATTATCTTGGCAATGAGTGCATGTACTCAAAGAACTTGTCCTACTTATGCTCAAGAAGACACTAAAGAAGTAAAAACAGAGCAACAAGCTAACGCTTAAGTCTCCACATACTTTTTCACATCTCCTACTTTTATCGTGTCTTGTGACATGATAACCAGTCTTTCTATCACATTTCGTAATTCACGAATATTCCCTGTCCAATCATATTTTTGTAATTGGTCAATTGCCCCTCCCTCTAATTCTTTCTTAGCTGTACCATACTCAGTAGCCACTTGCTCCAAAAAATGCTCAGATAATAAAGTAATATCTTCTTTTCTTTCTCTCAAAGGCGGTACCGTAATAACCATCACACTTAACCTGTGATATAGATCCTCTCTAAAGTTTCCTTTTTCTATCTCTTGTTTGAGGTTTTTATTAGTAGCAGCAAGTACTCTTACATCCACACTGATAGACTTGTCTCCACCTACTCTATTGATTTTTTTATCTTGAAGTGCTCTGAGAACTTTAGCTTGTGCTGAGAGACTCATATCACCTATTTCGTCTAGAAACAATGTTCCGCCATGTGCTTGCTCAAATTTTCCTATCCTCTGTTTATGAGCAGATGTGAAAGATCCTTTTTCATGTCCAAAAAGTTCACTTTCAATGAGCTCTGATGGAATTGCAGCACAGTTTACTTCCACCAATGGAGCTTTTGATCTAGTACTCTTTTCATGCAACCATCTTGCAACAAGCTCCTTCCCTGTACCATTTTCTCCATGTATTAAAACACGAGCCTCTGTAGGAGCTACTTTTTCAATGGTTTCTTTTACTTCAGCAATACCTTTTGATTCACCAATAATCTCAAATCCTTTGCTAACCTTTTTCCTCAAAACTTTCGTCTCTGTCGTTAGCTTGGAGCTTTCAAGTGCGTTTCTAACGGTGAGAAGTATTCTATTTAAATCTGGTGGCTTCTGTATGAAGTCATAGGCCCCTTTCTTCGTAGCATCCACAGCTGTATCTATTGTTCCATGCGCTGAAATCATTACGAATGGAATATCAAGCCCCTCTTCAGACACCTTACCCAAAAGTTCCATACCATCCATCTTGGGCATCTTGATATCACAGAGGACCAAATCAATTTTTTCATCTTGCAGTTTTGACCACCCATCTTCCCCATCTTCTCCAGTCAAAACCTCATATCCCTCCTCTATGAGGATATCACTTAAAGCATCTCGTATGCTTTTTTCGTCATCAACTACTAAAATCTTAGACATATATTTTTTTATCAAATTAAGTAAACAAAAAGCAAGCCAGTAAGCCGGGTTCTGTTTTATCCCATCATTTATCTAGCACTGACATCACTATCAGCATCTAACGACCTACCCAATTCTGCTTGGGTGAGCAACCCTTAAAACGCAGAACCTATTTGGTCTTTCAGCACGTAAGGTTTACCATGCGTCCAATGTCACCATTCGACCGGTGAGCTCTTACCTCACCTTTTCACCTTTTCCAAGACGGTAACCGTCTTGGTAGTTTATTTTCTGTGGCACTTTCTCTAAACTGACTGTTACCGTCAGCATGCTTCTTATTAGGAAGTACGTTGCTCTATGCTGCCCGGACTTTCCTTACTGACGATACTGTCAGTACGATAGGTCAGCTTGCAATTGCAAAAGTATTTAATGTATATCTTTTCCTGTGATTTTTAACTCCCAATCATCGGCATGCCTGGCAATTTCAAAAATCATCTCTTTGACCATCTGGTCTTTAAGGTTTATCAGAAAATTTATTGCTTCGACTTTTAGAAAACCATCCTCCACAATAAACTTAGTGTAAGGATAATCCTTTGAGGCTTCCAAGCATTCATTGAAAGGAATGTCATAGGTAAGTTCGCAAACTTTAGATTTTAAATGAACTGCTTCTCTTTTATAGTCAGGATGTTCTATAATATGTCCCGTGACCGTCTGAAATCTTCCGCTTTTTAAAGGAACAATGATAACGGACTGAGTATCGTCATACTCTCTGAATTCACCTCCAATCTCGGCTGCAAAATTCTCACTAAACTTTCTGTAATTCATGGTGGTTAGGTTTTTAACTTACCATAAGGTAGTAATTAAGTTTGAGAAATTTCTAATCTCTAGAATTACAATTCGGACGCATCTTTATCCTCTTCCTCTTCTTTCTTTTTAGCTTCTTCTTCTGTCTCTTCTTTACGCCTTAATATAGCTTCCTCTCTGTTCCTTGTAAGAAGATCTGACAAATCATTGAATGAATGTACAAATCTTAGACTTATCCCAGTTTCTTGATTTTGCTGGTTATCGGTAATTTGAATACGTTGATTTGTATTTCTAAAAACCTTCGCTCTTAATCTGCCATCCTTCGTCAAACTATATTCAACCGACCAATCTCCGACTATATCATTCAAAACATTGTCATTGTTATCCTCAGGATTACCAAAATCTCCGCCTCTTGCCACTTTCAATCGCCCGTTTAGAAGTGTGTATGCAAACCTTAACTGAAAAGAATTAAATGCCTCATTACTTAGGTCTGCAAGATCAATTTCTAATTCAAGGTTTTCGTCTACCTGATTTGCTAAATAACTCAACTGATTGGAAAGTACTTCACTAACACTTTTAGAAACACTGAAGCCTTCATTACTTGTGAAAAAACTTTCTCTTGGCGTGAATCTCCTCAAAAATAGCAAGCTAATGACTTGTCTTTCAAGTTCCTCTTTGTCTAATTCAAGTTGTTTTAAAATTGCATTATTTGCATCAATTGCATCAACTGGATCCTTAAGTCTAATTTCAAATTTAATATCTGGACTTAGTATTGGTCCCGTAAGATCCAGAACAACTAACAATGGCACTTTTTCATTTAAATTTTCTTCCAATTGATTTTCAGGGTTTTTTAAATCCTCAAAAGATGCTCTTTGTAAATAAACAGCCTCAAAATCCAAGGATGCATTGTACGGCTCTCCAAACCACGTTATGGTACTACCTGGAGTAACATCGAAAAGCTTGCTAATCAAAGAAGTACCTCCGAGGCTTGGAGTAAAATTATAGGAGCCTTCATCGATGGTAAGTGTCCCAAACATATCAAATTCTCCATCAGAATCGAGTCTTAATTTAAGATTACCCGTTCCTCTGCCCTGAATAATTTCTCCTGTTCGTTGATTAAAAATTAGTTCACAGTATGCATCTGGGGTGACTTCAATATCAAAATCCAACGTTAGACCAGAGATAGTGAAATCCTCTGTGGCTGCATTTTGTGTTGTGTCCGTAAAATCTATGAATGTGATATACTCTTCCTGACCAACATTCGATCCTTCTGAGATTGGTATATAGAACCTAGTATCTGCCTCTGTTCTTATTTTAGCACTGATATTGAGATCATTTAAAGGGCCTGTTACATTAATTCTTCCGGTTCCATATGTTGAGCCATAGTACAAGCTGTTGTCTAGGGCTGTTGTATTCAGAAACTCGAATTTGTTTGCATTAACCTTAAAGTCGGCGATGAAATCTTTAAAAGAACTGTGCCCCATTCCTCCTGAGACATTGGCATTTGAACCTTTTCTATCAATTAGATCGAAGTTCACCAACGAAATCACTTTAGGATCAAAATCCAATTGCCCATTAAACTTATAATGCGTGTTTAGGTAATTGA is a genomic window of Marinobacter alexandrii containing:
- a CDS encoding thiamine pyrophosphate-dependent enzyme, with protein sequence MSEAKNKTKLPVSIEEILQDYQLAIESREASLIGRKEVFMGKAKFGIFGDGKEVPQIAMAKFFKNGDWRSGYYRDQTFMMAIGQLNTQQFFAQLYAHTDVNAEPASAGRMMNGHFATRYLNEKGEWLTQTDKKNSSADISPTAGQMPRLLGLAYASKLYRENKDLSELEDFSINGNEVAFGTIGNASTSEGHFWETMNAAGVLQVPMVMSVWDDGYGISVPQKYHTIKESISDALSGFQKTKDKSGFEILKVKAWDYVALLETYKKAIDISRKTHTPCLIHVIEVTQPQGHSTSGSHERYKTKERLDWEKNHDCILKMREWIVSEKIATTEELNEIEKEAKQIAKQAKDRAWKSYTLDIKKDVEEAINLIDKAGISSSKKPEIEKISEGLRKELNPEKSHIIRSAKKCLRLLNQEKSTEKQTLANWLNDKIEVYAEQFNSKLYSESSESALNVETNSAEYSDNSELVDGREVLNACFDNLLKNDPRIFAFGEDVGKIGDVNQGFAGLQEKYGDLKVTDTGIRETTIIGQGIGAAIRGLKPIAEIQYLDYLLYALQTLSDDLATLQYRTYGGQKAPLIIRTRGHRLEGVWHSGSPMGMILHSLRGMFVLTPRNMTQAAGFYNTLIASDDPALVIESLNGYRLKERIPENLNDFKLALGEPEILRTGKDVTIVTYGSTCRVVMEAANQLEEVGIDAEVIDAQSLIPFDRPQMIVKSLNKTNRLVVIDEDVEGGASAFILQQILERDNGYFHLDSKPLTITGKNHRAAYGSDGDYFSKPNVEEIFDEIYSMHSEIDPERFPSIY
- the ald gene encoding alanine dehydrogenase, whose product is MIIGVPKEIKNNENRVAVTPSGVVEFTKRGHDIYIQSTAGDGSGFTDDQYEEAGASILPTIEAVYEKAEMIIKVKEPIEPEYKLCKKDQLIFTYFHFASHEPLTKAMIESGAVCLAYETVERPDRSLPLLVPMSEVAGRMSVQEGAKYLEKPLKGRGILLGGVPGVRPAKVLIMGGGVVGTNAAKMASGMGADVTMMDLNLQRLRYLDDVMPANVNTFMSSEYNIRELISTHDLIIGAVLIPGAKAPHLVTKDMLKEMQPGTVLVDVAVDQGGCIETCKPTTHEDPTYIIDDVVHYCVANMPGAVPYTSTLALTNATLPYAIQLANKGWKQACIDSNELKLGLNVINGEIVYKGVSEAFDMPYTPVEKFL
- a CDS encoding sigma-54 dependent transcriptional regulator, coding for MSKILVVDDEKSIRDALSDILIEEGYEVLTGEDGEDGWSKLQDEKIDLVLCDIKMPKMDGMELLGKVSEEGLDIPFVMISAHGTIDTAVDATKKGAYDFIQKPPDLNRILLTVRNALESSKLTTETKVLRKKVSKGFEIIGESKGIAEVKETIEKVAPTEARVLIHGENGTGKELVARWLHEKSTRSKAPLVEVNCAAIPSELIESELFGHEKGSFTSAHKQRIGKFEQAHGGTLFLDEIGDMSLSAQAKVLRALQDKKINRVGGDKSISVDVRVLAATNKNLKQEIEKGNFREDLYHRLSVMVITVPPLRERKEDITLLSEHFLEQVATEYGTAKKELEGGAIDQLQKYDWTGNIRELRNVIERLVIMSQDTIKVGDVKKYVET